The Brassica napus cultivar Da-Ae chromosome C1, Da-Ae, whole genome shotgun sequence DNA segment GAAAATCagaataatcatataaaatatgtaactaTAATATTAAACGGTTCAGGCTTTGGTTGAACACCTTAGAGAGCAGCTTCGTCAGATAATGCGATTCCATCTTGCTGCCCAAGTGACCATAGTGAGAACTGGTGTGATCTTATTTTTTTCGGTTCAAAATCCTAACCCAGAGATGTTGCAACATGATGTTGCAGCATGTATGATTTTCCCTCAAGAAACTTATTAAGGCAAGCATTACTTTATGTTATGAACAGATTTTCTAAAGAGCGAGAAAACACACAGATCATTTGGTTAGTGTATCACAATGTAAGTTTACTAAGAATAAATGTCATGTAAAGCTCGAAAGTCAAAATAGATCATATCATGTGAAACAAAAAAGATAGAAGGTGTTTACTTCTAAAGAGTTAGTTCATTTGTCTACATCTAAACCATTGAGTTCAATCTATGATTTGTGAGTTTCAACATcatttgaatcaattttttttttcgagaaCATGTTTTTATTTCCAAAATTCCAATGAATTCAAAAATACACatacaaaaataagaaataatctATATTTATCTTACAGAAAATAATCAACTACCATTCTAAagatatttattctaaataCCATCATAATCAAAAAACATTTGTGATCtctaccaaaaataaaataacaaatagtgaaaattatatttataattaaaataaatttatatttacaaatgCTCATTCAAATATAAGATgtttcaatattatttttaaactattgttccgcccgtagggcggattTATCCTAGtacttttaaaaagaaaacgagaaaataaatattgaaactattgaaaatttaatatgaaCTTGGGAACATACAAACAATGATGGGAAAAAGTAAAAGGCAGTTCTTTTGTACAACTGGAATCTGCTCCATTTAGATGGAAACAACATCTTATTTAGATATACTCTATTTGGATGTTgttcatttgtatatttgttgtaCATTCATCTAGATGtaactttgtttgttttcttaacTTGCATCTACATCTTGATGTGAGAATAAGCGATTTTACAATTTTGGAAGAAAAGtatatgattttattgtttTGGCCTAGAAAAAGTTATTCTATGGTTTCAATGGGAAAATTTAATTTTGCTATTTTAGcggagaaaaatatattttgcggTTTTGCAGAAAAATATGACTTTGCCAgtagaaaatatgattttatggCTTTAGAAGGAAAAGTAATTTTACAggtttttataagaaaaaaatatatgattttgcgattttggttgaaaacacataattttacggttttgacaaaaaaatatataatttagtgATTTTggttgaaaacatataattttacggtttttacaaaaaaaatatataatttagcgatttgacaaaaaaacatattttgaggCTCAGTGAAATTGCAAAACAATATTCGTTTAGATCAGTTAACACACCGAGcctagtatatatatgtgtCGTCGAAAGAAACTGGCCCACGCTTGCAAAGACCTGATAAAATTTCCTCAAGTTCGTATATAAAttgcagaaaaaaataaaacattgcaAGCCCAAATTAAAGGCTTTAGTGTTAGAGCTAACCGagtagttaaaagctaagataGAGAGTACTGACTTTTGTATAAGAGTCCATACATGTACACGAAGAATGTCTAATTTGAAAAGGTGAGGAAACAAAGGGTGATCGGTGAGAGGAGATTAAGTAAAAGTCGCAATTCCAGCGTTTTATaaagaacataaaaatataagaattcaTGTGCACTATATGAATTCATGAAGATCCCTTACGCCTAAAGGAGTGTGGAGAAACCAAGAATAAGTTAAGACCTGGAACTTCTCTTTGACTTCGAGAGAGCAAACAAGTACGTGAATCCTAGAattgttttgacaaaaaaaatcataagaaagagtaaaaatattttcttgttggATCTCATGGACCAGTCCAAGACGATTAGGGCAGGGACGCTTCACCGAGACTTCTCCGTTAAGAAGACTCGACTATATTAATCTGTACACGTATACTTTCAGGGTTTTACAACCACCAGATCTATTGGGAGAGAAATTGCTTCCCTTTTTATAGCAAATGTCTTGTTTTACAAAGGAGACATTTGAATTTTGTAAGGGAGATCGATTTTCTGTTTCAGTGCAATGGTAAATGACTGATAAGATAGATGTTTGGCTGTGGATGAACTTCATGACGGTCTTGATACCTGACTTCACTAGGTTACAAAACAGGTGCATGGATTCTCACCCAAGTTACTTCACTAGGTTTCATTACTAATACTCGTTTATGAaattaaagaatatatatattacacaaTAGCCTGGCTTTCAACGAGGACTAACACACGTGATCGTTGCATCATTTACAGAACAAGCAATGGACATGCTAGTGGACGGACCTGGCTGAAAGCTCTCAGCTAATGGGATATTCTCTGATCTGACTCTGAAGAAAAACCCGGGAGGTTGGGGCACAGGCAGTGTAATTGAAGTATTAGTGAGCATCTGAAATATTGTGAACATGCTTGGACGATCTGTTGGATTTTCTTGAACACATAATAACCCAATATGGACGCATCTTATGACTTCATACTTATCATAGTTATCTCCTATGACCGGATCTACGAATTCCAACAATGAATCATTGTTCCAAAGCCTCCATACCTGTTTATTTGTTTCCCAAGAAACTACTGTTCAGCGCAACAATCATTACTATAAATGAAGTAGCAAATTGTGAGATAGTGTGGAAATTTACTAACAtatgtaaccaagttgcctgTTGAACCATCTATCTCGTGGAAGCTACTATTCTTTTTTCCACCAATAATCTCTAGAATCAATACTCCAAAACTATACACATCAGACTTAGTCGAGAACTGCCCATTCGCAACATACTCCGGCGGCATGTAACCGCTGAAAAAACATCGCATATAACTTATCAAAAACAATAAAGAGTTACAGATTATAACTAAACCGGACAAATACTTACAATGTTCCAACTACTCTTCCTGTGTTATCTTCCGTTTGGTCTATTCTAAAATTCCTAGCCATACCAAAATCCGCAATTTTCGGGTTCATATCTGcatctaataaaatattgcTGGCCTTGAGATCACGGTGTATGATTGTAAGCCGTGAATCTTGATGAAGATACAAAATTCCTCGAGTGATCCCTCCAATGATCTTGTACCGTCTTGTCCAATCTAATTGGCTCCTCTTTGTTGAATCTGCACATGCCTCATTGACCCATTAGACTATCATGAGATTAAAAATTAAGCTTTCAGAGAATAATATTTGTTCCTATTTTACTTACCACCAAAGAGGAAGTAGTTAAGACTCTTGTTGGGCAAAAACTCGTAGACTAATATCCTTTCCTCTCCTTGGACACAAAACCCAAGAAGCCTAACAAGATTTCTATGTTGAAGTTTAGCTACAAGAAGCACCTCGTTCTTGAATTCTCTTTCACCTTGTCCTGAAGTTTTAGATAGTCTCTTCACAGCAATCTCTGTTCCATTCGGAAACGTTCCCTGCACGTCTCATGATTTATCAGAATATATTTGTTTGCTTTCTCGTCAAGTTTCTATCACAAACACTATACCTTGTAAACTTCTCCAAATCCACCATGACCAAGCTTGTTAATGTTGTGAAAATTACTTGTTGCAGCCTCGATAGCTTTTAAATCGAATTGAAGTGAACCTGAAGTTGAAATATCATCCTCAGCTGCAGAACGAAATTAACGTAGTATTACATCACTGGAGAGTTTCCTAGGGTCATTACATTTCTATATCAAATTCGTATCTCTTTACCGTTATCTAGCGGTTCAGTATCATAAGGATTCTTTAATCTCATTGCAGCAGAGAAATAACCATCTGAAgaacatataaaaatttaagaaactaCTTATGTTTTGATCTGTCTctgtaccaaaaaaaaaagcggAAACTCACTTGCAGTTGTAAATGCTTTATGCGATTTTCTCCTCTTCCAAATAGCAAATCCTAGAGCAAGCAACAAGATGGGAACAAGGACAATTGCCACAATAGTTCCTGTAGAAATACCTTTTCCATCTGCACGAACCCACATCACCATTGATTGGGATTAAGGGAAACTAGCATGAGTAGAGcagaataaaaattaaaaaccaacaagaacagaacagaaaaaaaaaagtttaaacatGTTTTGTTTAACCTAGGAACAACAAAGATTATGATACATGATCTTACCTTTCTCAAGAGGAGGCATATTATCCAAAAGTGCCAAGAACGGATAAACTTCCCACCGAATGAAACAGCTCGGCCTAGAAAAAATGCCTCCTTCTCTCCCACGGCAACAAGACCTATACTCAATCACGTTTTGTTGTAGACACCGGGTGCAGTTTTCAAGAGATATGTCTCTACTGCACTGCACAACACCGTAAACGTGGGAGATAGACGACTGAAGCTTCTGCGTTCTCGCTGCGTAGTACAAAGAGGAAGCTTGATCTATCAAACCAATCATCAAAGCCTCCCATGTAAGCTCTAGATCCGTCATGTTAGCCTGAACATCTCTAGTATAATTATCACTCCGTATAATTTCCATATCGAGCGATCCGTAAAACGAGCGGTTTGAGTAGTGCACAAGACAAAGTGTAGTTCCATACATCCTCCAGTCTAGAGCATCTATCTGGTTGGTACAGTTCTTTACCAACCCATTAGACGCAGCGGTGATACAATCAGAACAAGATTGTGCTTCAGTACCTGGGAAACACATCCCTAAACCGTATACTCTGTTGGAATCTTGTCCCGTCGACGTGGTATAGAAGCCATCATTAGCTGTGACGTTAGAAGGAAGGGAAGAGAGCATGGCTTGTCGGTTTAAGTCGTACGCACCATTCAATGCGAAGAAACCAGATCTGTTAAAGCAAGTATTTGCGTAGACAGAGCTTATGAGCACAAACCAGAAGGATACTAATAAGTTgatcattttgtttttatttttcaatataacTGTGTGTTTGAATGTCTTAAATTAAAAACCTTGAGTCTTGAATGATATAATTTTTCAGGCATGGATTTTCAACTTTGATTTCAATCTCTTTGTGCTgtacaaaactgaaaaatcgtCATTGAACTTTCTCAAATTGACTTTGATGAACAGTTGATGGCTCTGTTGTCATCCTGACCAAGTCTTATTGCTtgtttcataaattttgattaattagtTTTAGCTACACAGTAACCGGTCTTGTTGAATTAAGTAGGAAGTAGCCATTCCTGCGTGTTGAGTTAAGTTTTACCTCGGACTGCCGGAACACTTCGGCAGATCAAAACGAGATCTCTTCTCATCCATTGTAGACAGGAAAAAGCAGAAGGCAAAAGGCTGGTCTAATAGATTCCTATCAACAGCCGGGAAAATGACGATGCTCAAAAGTTTGCTCTCAGCGGTTCCTTCCCATGCTATGTCTTGTTTCCAGCTCCCAGTCTCTCTTTGTAAAAGAATCCAATCAGCGCTCACTAGATTCTGGTGGGATAACTGCGACGGAAGCAGCAAAATGGCATGGATCGCTTGGTCCAAGCTAATCCGACCCAAGGAGCAAGGAGGGCTCGACTTCAGAgatattcaaagtttcaatgAAGCTTTCTTGGCAAAAATCAGCTGGAGAATCATCAACAAACCAGATAGCCTGCTAGGAAGAATTTTAATTGGAAAGTACTGTTCCACCGAAGATTTCTTGATAGTAACAGCAAAGACTGCTATCTCACATGGTTCGCGTGGAATCTTGGTAGGAAGGGACATCATCCTTAAGAGCGCAGGCTGGGAAGGGGGAAATGGTGAAAGTATCAACATTTGGGAGAAGCCTTGGCTCAGCATCACTTCCCCACTACGGCCGATGGGACCACCCCCGGAAGAATTCCAAAACCTAACAGTGGCTGATCTTCTACTACCGTCTACACGGGAATGGAATCGGAACATGATCCAGAGAATTCTCCCATTTGAGGAACATAGAATTTTGGCAATCAAACCTAGTCTCACGGGGGCTCCGGATAAGCTCTCATGGCTGAACACAACCTCAAGCGAGTACTCTACAAAGACGGGCTACGCGGTTGCTCTCTCTAACCGAGACATGGAACTGGAACTCTCACAGGCTGACGCTTCATATGAGTGGAGGAAGAATGTATGGAACTTAAAGATCTCTCCAAAAGTCAAACTGTTTGTGTGGAAAGCAATACACGGGGCCATCCCAGCTGGAGAAGCACTCAGAGCTCGTCAGATCAATGTGGAAGGAAAATGCAAGAGATGCAATCTTCCTGAAACTATAGATCATCTGTTCTTTCACTGCTCCTTTGCGAAACAGGTCTGGACATCAGCCCCTGTTTTTCCTAGCATTGAGTACAGCGAATCTATAGCTTTGAGGAGTATATGGAACAACCTTATAAGCAAGAAAAACTTACCTCCCACTGGCATATTTGAAGGACCCTTAGCTCCTTGGATCTTATGGCAAATCTGGATTGCTAGGAACAAGCTTGTTTTTAATGACAGGATCTTCACCGCCGAGGAAACGCTCTCAAAGGCAGTGGCTTGTGCTCGCGAATGGGCCACCAGCCAAATTTCACACCCACAGTCTGCCCGGACTCCGCCATCTTCAGTTACAAATCCTATGGATTGCGCCCTGATAAAAACTGATGCTGCTTGGAATGAAAGATTGAATATTGCAGGACTAGGGTGGACGATTGCCTCGCAAGACAGAAGCTCGTCATTCTCCTCCCCTGCTCACCATGTGAGCTCGCCGTTAGTCGCTGAAGGCTTAGCAGTTCGCGAAGCGGTCCTGAAGTGCAGGGAACTGGGCTTAGCTCGGATCAGAATCGAATCGGACTCAGCGGTCTTGATCAAAGCCCTGCAGACAGAAGCATCCCTCGCTGGTCTTTATGGAATTCTAACTGATATCCTCTCAGTTACCTCCTCTTTTGATTTCGTTTCTTTTAAATGGATCTCTCGAGACAATAATATTGTTGCAGACACCCTAGCAAAACAGAGTTTATCTTTTGAACTTGGCTTAATTGCCCCACCTACCTTTGTTTGAATGTTTTAATGCaagtgtgtttaaaaaaaaaaaaaaagtcattccTGCGTGTATGTATATAATGGCGCAGAATCCTAATTTTACCCACAAAACCCCTTTTCACTAGTCAACAATGGGCTTTATATAATTAAACCTCATAAAGAATGAAAGGGCCCTATGATTGATTTTGGGCCTGACTGCTCACAAGAACGGGAATGGACAAGAGATCTAAGAGCATCTTTATGCCAGCAAAAAAGATTGCCTATGGTCTGGGCTCCACCAAAAACACAAGCATCGTCGTTTCCGCATGCAAAATAAGTACCGAGCTTTCTTCGTTGCTTGTACTGTTTGTGAGACCCACCAACACGTGGTGACCCGCTGATTGGTAcactttttaactttttatttttttattcagacaaaaaataaataatttaaacaaccTTTCTTGATTGctgggataatgatgctctaaagaTCGTCAACCAATTCCACTCTTCACTTATTACGTGCCTGAGACGTAAGCGATATAATGCATCTAAGACACTAAATCTTTTAGTATTTTCGACAAATGGACGTTAATAGAATTTTAGTCTAAAGTTTCTTTTGATAAGCAATAAGTTCAAGGTTTTAGAATGGATCCATATATAATGGATACATGAAAGGTTTATCTCTAATGTGTCTGTATCGATGCACATTAAAGAAAATTTATGACAAATACGctaaaaaagtaatattttggATTGAAATGAAGACTCAAATCGTTTTCACTCTAGGATTTTCTGCACAGCTAAAGCTCCGTTTCATGCCCGCTCCTTTCGGTATCCTTAATTACTAATTAGACTACTCTAAATCGATGACAAGTCCTTTGATGCTAATTTT contains these protein-coding regions:
- the LOC125575638 gene encoding cysteine-rich receptor-like protein kinase 24, with the protein product MINLLVSFWFVLISSVYANTCFNRSGFFALNGAYDLNRQAMLSSLPSNVTANDGFYTTSTGQDSNRVYGLGMCFPGTEAQSCSDCITAASNGLVKNCTNQIDALDWRMYGTTLCLVHYSNRSFYGSLDMEIIRSDNYTRDVQANMTDLELTWEALMIGLIDQASSLYYAARTQKLQSSISHVYGVVQCSRDISLENCTRCLQQNVIEYRSCCRGREGGIFSRPSCFIRWEVYPFLALLDNMPPLEKDGKGISTGTIVAIVLVPILLLALGFAIWKRRKSHKAFTTANGYFSAAMRLKNPYDTEPLDNAEDDISTSGSLQFDLKAIEAATSNFHNINKLGHGGFGEVYKGTFPNGTEIAVKRLSKTSGQGEREFKNEVLLVAKLQHRNLVRLLGFCVQGEERILVYEFLPNKSLNYFLFGDSTKRSQLDWTRRYKIIGGITRGILYLHQDSRLTIIHRDLKASNILLDADMNPKIADFGMARNFRIDQTEDNTGRVVGTFGYMPPEYVANGQFSTKSDVYSFGVLILEIIGGKKNSSFHEIDGSTGNLVTYVWRLWNNDSLLEFVDPVIGDNYDKYEVIRCVHIGLLCVQENPTDRPSMFTIFQMLTNTSITLPVPQPPGFFFRVRSENIPLAESFQPGPSTSMSIACSVNDATITCVSPR